One genomic window of Vidua macroura isolate BioBank_ID:100142 chromosome 16, ASM2450914v1, whole genome shotgun sequence includes the following:
- the SOX8 gene encoding transcription factor SOX-8 produces the protein MLNMTEEHDKALEAPCSPAGTTSSMSHVDSDSDSPLSPAGSEGLGCAPAPAPRPPGAAALGAKVDAAEVDERFPACIRDAVSQVLKGYDWSLVPMPVRGNGSLKAKPHVKRPMNAFMVWAQAARRKLADQYPHLHNAELSKTLGKLWRLLSENEKRPFVEEAERLRVQHKKDHPDYKYQPRRRKSVKAGQSDSDSGAELSHHAGTQLYKADTGLGGMADSHHHGDHTGQPHGPPTPPTTPKTDLHHGSKQELKHEGRRLVESGRQNIDFSNVDISELSSEVINNMETFDVHEFDQYLPLNGHAALPAEHGANAASYGASYAHSGAAAQVWTHKSPAAASPAAPEPGQQRPHIKTEQLSPSHYSEQPHGSPAHSDSYGSYGGQACATSAAPAAAAASSFSSSQCDYTDLQSSNYYNPYPGYASSLYQYPYFHSSRRPYATPILNGLSIPPAHSPTANWEQPVYTTLTRP, from the exons ATGCTCAACATGACCGAGGAGCACGACAAAGCGCTGGAGGCTCCGTGCAGCCCCGCGGGCACCACCAGCTCCATGTCCCACGTGGACTCGGACTCGGACTCGCCGCTCTCCCCCGCCGGCTCCGAGGGGCTGGGCTGcgcccccgcgcccgccccgcgcccgccgggcGCCGCCGCGCTGGGGGCCAAGGTGGACGCGGCCGAGGTGGACGAGCGCTTCCCCGCCTGCATCCGCGACGCCGTCTCGCAGGTGCTCAAGGGCTACGACTGGAGCCTGGTGCCCATGCCCGTCCGCGGCAACGGATCGCTCAAAGCCAAGCCGCACGTCAAGCGGCCCATGAACGCCTTCATGGTGTGGGCGCAGGCCGCCCGCAGGAAGCTGGCGGACCAGTACCCGCATCTGCACAACGCCGAGCTCAGCAAGACCCTGGGCAAGCTCTGGCG TTTGTTGAGCGAAAACGAGAAACGTCCCTTCGTGGAGGAAGCCGAGCGGCTCAGGGTGCAGCACAAAAAGGATCACCCGGATTACAAATACCAGCCCCGGAGGAGGAAAAGCGTCAAAGCCGGGCAGAGCGACTCGGACTCGGGGGCTGAGCTCAGCCACCACGCCGGCACGCAGCTCTACAAGGCCgacacggggctggggggcaTGGCCGACTCCCACCACCACGGGGACCACACAG GCCAGCCCCACGGACCCCCCACGCCGCCCACCACCCCCAAAACCGACCTGCACCACGGCAGCAAGCAGGAGCTGAAGCACGAGGGCCGGCGCCTGGTGGAGAGCGGCCGCCAGAACATCGACTTCAGCAACGTGGACATCTCGGAGCTGAGCAGCGAGGTCATCAACAACATGGAGACCTTCGACGTGCACGAGTTCGACCAGTACCTGCCCCTGAACGGCCACGCGGCGCTGCCGGCCGAGCACGGCGCCAACGCCGCCTCCTACGGCGCCTCCTACGCGCACTCGGGCGCGGCCGCCCAGGTGTGGACTCACAAGAGCCCGGCCGCGGCCTCGCCGGCGGCGCCCGAGCCGGGCCAGCAGCGGCCTCACATCAAGACggagcagctgagccccagccacTACAGCGAGCAGCCCCACGGCTCCCCGGCACACTCCGACTCGTACGGCTCCTACGGCGGCCAGGCCTGCGCCACCTCGgccgccccggccgccgccgccgcctcctccttctccagctcgCAGTGCGACTACACGGACCTGCAGAGCTCCAACTACTACAACCCCTACCCCGGCTACGCCTCCAGCCTCTACCAGTACCCCTACTTCCACTCCTCGCGCCGCCCCTACGCCACCCCCATCCTCAACGGGCTGTCCATCCCGCCGGCGCACAGCCCCACCGCCAACTGGGAGCAGCCCGTGTACACCACGCTGACCAGGCCTTAA